Proteins encoded within one genomic window of Paraglaciecola psychrophila 170:
- the cyoE gene encoding heme o synthase: MITYVSQPNIMQLKSVLQAYIQVTKPGIIIGNLISVAGGFFMAARGEIDYLLLICTTVGLSLVVASGCAINNCIDRDIDALMQRTRIRVIVTGQLSVYAVLLFGITLGLLGFTMLALFTNSVALTFAAIGYVVYVGLYSLYMKRHSVYGTLVGSISGAVPPVVGYCAVTAQVDTAALILLLMFSLWQMPHSYAIAIFRYKDYAAANIPVLPVAQGIAKAKLHIVLYIPVFAVASVLLPLAGYTGWVFMTVACITSFLWLVMALLGYRQEINVSSWARRVFIISIITITALSVTMSLDFQAIQPAPLISFID; encoded by the coding sequence ATGATTACCTATGTGTCACAGCCAAATATCATGCAGCTAAAAAGTGTTTTGCAGGCTTACATACAAGTAACTAAGCCAGGTATTATTATAGGTAATCTTATTTCGGTAGCGGGGGGCTTTTTTATGGCCGCCCGTGGCGAGATTGATTACCTGTTGTTGATTTGTACTACTGTCGGGTTGTCTTTGGTGGTGGCTTCAGGATGCGCTATTAATAATTGTATTGATCGTGACATCGATGCCCTTATGCAGCGCACCCGTATACGGGTAATTGTGACCGGACAACTATCGGTATACGCTGTACTACTATTTGGTATAACCCTCGGCTTATTGGGGTTTACTATGTTAGCGCTGTTTACTAACTCGGTTGCTTTGACGTTCGCCGCTATTGGTTATGTGGTGTATGTTGGTTTGTATAGTTTGTACATGAAACGTCATTCAGTCTACGGTACCTTAGTGGGGAGTATATCTGGTGCAGTTCCGCCAGTAGTGGGTTACTGCGCGGTAACTGCGCAAGTAGATACAGCTGCGTTGATTTTGTTATTGATGTTTAGTTTGTGGCAAATGCCCCATTCTTATGCCATCGCTATATTTCGCTATAAGGATTATGCTGCTGCCAATATTCCAGTGTTGCCCGTAGCGCAGGGCATTGCCAAGGCCAAACTACATATTGTGCTGTACATCCCGGTATTTGCGGTAGCCAGTGTGTTGCTGCCACTCGCAGGATACACTGGGTGGGTGTTTATGACCGTGGCTTGCATTACCAGTTTTTTGTGGTTAGTCATGGCCTTGCTTGGCTACCGACAAGAGATTAATGTTAGTAGCTGGGCACGCCGAGTATTTATAATTTCGATCATCACTATTACGGCACTAAGCGTCACCATGTCGCTAGATTTTCAAGCCATACAACCAGCACCTCTAATAAGTTTCATCGATTAA
- a CDS encoding IS4 family transposase, whose amino-acid sequence MHSTEFLENHRKKPTDFTRNRTLTFPRLMSFMLNAPNGSIQAELVRFFNVIDDSYLSTKSVSTAAFCKARMKLSHQAFIELNDDLIHTFYEAATIDKWQGHRLLAADGSVTQLPISNKLLEHFGKARPHAAMPHVRLSQLYDVKNNITLDLQVESHSTGGREMALKHLNKTQAGDLVVYDRGYPAVWFYKYHSLKNVDFCMRIVQSSNVVKAFLESGKYSDVVDFPCIEKSLRRCRKDKISTESLRLRLVLVDLPSGESEVLVSSLTDLKTYPTALFADLYPQRWGVEEDYKVLKSRLNIENYSSVSVEGVL is encoded by the coding sequence ATTCATTCAACTGAGTTTTTAGAAAATCACCGCAAAAAACCTACAGATTTCACTCGAAATAGAACCCTTACTTTCCCTCGTTTAATGAGTTTTATGTTGAATGCTCCCAATGGTTCAATTCAAGCTGAACTTGTTCGGTTTTTCAATGTTATCGATGATAGCTACTTGTCAACAAAATCAGTTAGCACTGCCGCCTTTTGTAAAGCCAGAATGAAACTATCTCATCAGGCATTTATTGAGTTAAACGATGACTTAATTCACACGTTCTATGAAGCTGCAACCATTGATAAATGGCAAGGCCATAGACTGTTAGCTGCTGATGGTTCAGTCACACAATTACCTATATCTAATAAACTACTTGAGCATTTTGGTAAAGCTCGCCCACATGCTGCTATGCCTCATGTTCGCCTTTCACAACTTTATGATGTTAAGAATAATATTACCCTAGACTTACAGGTTGAAAGTCATTCAACAGGAGGGCGTGAAATGGCACTAAAGCATTTAAATAAAACCCAAGCAGGCGATTTAGTCGTTTACGACAGAGGTTATCCTGCCGTTTGGTTTTATAAGTACCATAGTCTAAAGAATGTTGATTTCTGCATGCGCATTGTTCAAAGCTCTAATGTGGTTAAAGCCTTCTTAGAAAGTGGAAAATATAGTGATGTCGTTGACTTTCCTTGTATTGAGAAGTCTCTTCGTCGATGCAGAAAAGATAAAATATCGACCGAATCACTACGTTTAAGATTAGTGCTAGTTGACCTGCCGTCAGGTGAGTCGGAGGTTTTAGTTTCATCATTAACAGATCTTAAAACTTATCCAACTGCTCTTTTTGCTGATTTATATCCCCAGCGCTGGGGAGTTGAAGAAGATTATAAAGTATTGAAAAGTCGCCTCAATATTGAGAATTATTCTAGTGTTTCTGTTGAAGGTGTTTTATAA
- the cyoC gene encoding cytochrome o ubiquinol oxidase subunit III produces MSIAIADKLKVDAVSERHMPHLDDDHDEHHDSGANTVFGFWLYLMTDCILFASVFATYAVLFMSTDGGISGKDIFELDFVLIETAALLVSSITFGFALLCAKNQNRSATLFWLLVTFALGCVFISMELYEFNHLIEHGNGPQRSAFLSAFFTLVGLHGLHVTAGLIWMLIMMGEMFTTGLGQRTITRLSCLSLFWHFLDIVWICVFTVVYLLGVL; encoded by the coding sequence ATGAGCATTGCTATTGCAGATAAATTAAAGGTAGATGCGGTGAGCGAACGACACATGCCGCATCTTGACGACGACCATGACGAACACCATGATAGCGGCGCAAATACAGTCTTCGGATTTTGGTTATATCTGATGACCGACTGTATTTTATTCGCCTCGGTATTCGCCACGTATGCGGTGCTTTTTATGAGCACCGACGGGGGTATATCGGGTAAAGATATTTTTGAACTAGACTTTGTATTGATCGAAACCGCGGCCTTACTCGTCAGCAGTATTACGTTTGGTTTTGCTTTGCTTTGTGCTAAAAATCAAAATCGCTCAGCAACTTTGTTTTGGTTGCTGGTGACCTTTGCTTTAGGTTGTGTATTTATAAGTATGGAGCTGTACGAGTTTAACCACTTGATTGAACATGGCAATGGACCGCAGCGTAGTGCCTTTTTATCGGCATTCTTTACCCTAGTGGGTCTGCACGGTTTGCACGTTACTGCAGGTTTAATTTGGATGTTAATCATGATGGGTGAAATGTTCACAACTGGCTTAGGTCAACGAACGATAACGCGTTTAAGTTGTTTGAGCTTGTTTTGGCATTTTCTTGATATCGTATGGATTTGCGTATTTACCGTTGTTTATTTATTAGGAGTATTGTGA
- the cyoD gene encoding cytochrome o ubiquinol oxidase subunit IV translates to MSQTHISEDHSHGSVKSYLIGFALSVVLTAIPFWAVMTHQFDKSTTLGVVLVLAITQIVVHLKYFLHLDFSTEGKLSTFSFLFTAMIIIMVVGLSVWIIYAANALMM, encoded by the coding sequence ATGAGCCAAACTCATATTTCTGAAGATCATTCACACGGTAGTGTTAAATCTTATCTGATTGGTTTTGCATTGTCGGTGGTGTTAACCGCTATCCCATTTTGGGCGGTGATGACTCATCAATTTGATAAGAGTACAACATTAGGCGTGGTTTTGGTGTTAGCTATTACTCAAATTGTGGTGCATCTGAAGTACTTCTTACATTTAGATTTTTCAACGGAAGGAAAGCTCAGTACATTCTCATTTTTATTTACTGCGATGATCATTATCATGGTCGTGGGCTTATCGGTATGGATTATCTATGCCGCTAACGCCTTAATGATGTAG